The following are from one region of the Nymphalis io chromosome 21, ilAglIoxx1.1, whole genome shotgun sequence genome:
- the LOC126776925 gene encoding 40S ribosomal protein S16, which produces MAAVQEARREPIQAVQVFGRKKTATAVAYCKRGHGVLRVNGRPLDLVEPRLLQYKLQEPILLLGKEKFADVDIRVTVKGGGHVAQVYAIRQAISKALIAFYQKYVDEASKKEIKDILVQYDRSLLVADPRRCEPKKFGGPGARARYQKSYR; this is translated from the exons ATGGCTGCCGTGCAAGAG GCAAGACGCGAACCAATTCAAGCGGTCCAAGTATTCGGCCGCAAG aaaaCCGCAACAGCCGTAGCTTATTGCAAGCGTGGTCATGGAGTACTTCGTGTTAACGGACGCCCATTAGATTTAGTGGAGCCCCGTCTTCTCCAATACAAATTACAGGAGCCTATCCTTCTACTTGGCAAG GAAAAGTTCGCCGATGTCGACATCAGAGTCACCGTCAAGGGAGGTGGTCACGTTGCCCAGGTCTACGCCATCAGACAAGCTATTTCCAAGGCTCTTATTGCCTTCTATCAAAAAT ATGTAGATGAAGCATCAAAGAAGGAAATCAAAGACATCCTCGTTCAGTACGATAGAAGTTTGTTAGTCGCCGACCCCAGGCGCTGCGAGCCCAAGAAATTCGGTGGTCCAGGTGCTCGTGCCAGATACCAGAAATCTTACCGTTAA